Proteins from a single region of Streptomyces spectabilis:
- a CDS encoding ArsA family ATPase — translation MRTLLITGPGGAGRTTLAAATALAAARAGHRALVLSADPQDTLGTALGTPTGPRPSAVTDGLTALRPDPDGSFRDDLLALQEHAGSALDLLGADRLDGEELTPLPGAEELALLRTLRAVGEGAHGTYDTVVVDLPAAPRALALLALPEQLRRYLRRLLPPERQAARALRPVLGRLAGVPVPAASLYENAARWDARLAAARSLLDAPGTSVRLVVEPGPAAVEAVARTVLGLALHGLRLDGVVANRVLPEGGDAPWLAALRAQQHKALAEWDAAHPTHRVPHLGQDPRGLDDLVALRPAAPGPAPAPLDWPVTDARAEESRLIWTIPLPGAVRDDLGLVRRGDELVVTAGPFRRIVSLPSALRRCTVSGAGLRDGGLHVRFTPDPDLWPRTR, via the coding sequence ATGCGCACCCTCCTCATCACCGGCCCCGGCGGCGCCGGGCGGACCACCCTCGCGGCGGCCACCGCCCTCGCCGCCGCCCGCGCGGGCCACCGCGCCCTGGTGCTCTCCGCCGACCCCCAGGACACCCTCGGCACGGCCCTCGGCACCCCCACGGGCCCCCGCCCGAGCGCCGTCACCGACGGCCTGACGGCGCTGCGCCCGGACCCGGACGGCTCCTTCCGCGACGACCTGCTCGCCCTGCAGGAGCACGCCGGGTCCGCCCTCGACCTCCTCGGCGCCGACCGCCTCGACGGCGAAGAGCTGACCCCGCTGCCGGGGGCCGAGGAACTGGCCCTGCTGCGCACCCTGCGCGCCGTCGGCGAGGGCGCGCACGGCACCTACGACACCGTCGTCGTCGACCTGCCCGCCGCGCCCCGCGCCCTCGCCCTGCTCGCCCTGCCCGAACAGCTGCGCCGCTATCTGCGCCGCCTGCTGCCCCCGGAGCGGCAGGCGGCCCGCGCCCTCCGCCCGGTCCTCGGCCGCCTCGCGGGCGTCCCCGTGCCCGCCGCTTCCCTGTACGAGAACGCGGCCCGCTGGGACGCCCGGCTCGCCGCCGCGCGGAGCCTGCTCGACGCCCCGGGCACCAGCGTGCGCCTCGTCGTCGAACCGGGCCCCGCAGCCGTGGAGGCCGTGGCCCGCACCGTGCTCGGCCTCGCCCTGCACGGACTGCGCCTGGACGGCGTCGTCGCCAACCGCGTGCTGCCCGAGGGCGGCGACGCCCCCTGGCTCGCCGCGCTCCGCGCCCAGCAGCACAAGGCCCTGGCCGAGTGGGACGCCGCCCACCCCACGCACCGCGTCCCGCACCTGGGTCAGGACCCGCGCGGCCTCGACGACCTGGTGGCGCTGCGCCCGGCGGCCCCGGGGCCCGCGCCCGCGCCCCTCGACTGGCCCGTCACCGACGCGCGCGCCGAGGAGTCCCGGCTGATCTGGACCATCCCGCTGCCCGGAGCCGTCCGCGACGACCTCGGCCTGGTGCGGCGCGGCGACGAACTCGTGGTGACCGCGGGCCCCTTCCGCCGGATCGTTTCGCTGCCGTCCGCGCTTCGCCGCTGCACCGTCAGCGGAGCGGGCCTGCGCGACGGCGGTCTGCACGTCCGCTTCACCCCGGACCCGGACCTGTGGCCCCGGACCCGGTGA
- a CDS encoding glycosyltransferase family 4 protein: MHKTLIVTNDFPPRPGGIQAFLHNMALRLDPAELVVYASTWKRGREGAEATAAFDAEQPFTVVRDRTTMLLPTPRVTGRAVSLLREHGCTSVWFGAAAPLGLMAPALRKAGARRLVATTHGHEAGWAQLPASRQLLGRIGESTDTLTYLGEYTRSRIAAALTPAAAGRMVQLPPGVDEKTFHPGSGGDAVRARLGLTDRPVVVCVSRLVPRKGQDTLILAMPRILAAEPDAVLLIVGGGPYEKELRKLAAETRVADSVVFTGAVPWAELPAHYGAGDVFAMPCRTRRGGLDVEGLGIVYLEASATGLPVVAGDSGGAPDAVLDGETGWVVRGGSPEDAAERIVALLADAELRRRMGERGRAWVEERWRWDLLAERLRDLL; this comes from the coding sequence ATGCACAAGACCCTGATCGTCACGAACGACTTCCCGCCCAGGCCCGGTGGCATCCAGGCGTTCCTGCACAACATGGCGCTGCGCCTGGACCCGGCCGAGCTCGTCGTCTACGCCTCCACCTGGAAGCGCGGCCGCGAGGGCGCCGAGGCCACCGCCGCCTTCGACGCCGAGCAGCCCTTCACGGTCGTCCGCGACCGGACGACGATGCTGCTGCCCACGCCCCGCGTGACCGGCCGCGCCGTCTCGCTCCTGCGCGAACACGGCTGTACGTCGGTGTGGTTCGGCGCGGCGGCGCCGCTCGGCCTGATGGCGCCCGCGCTGCGCAAGGCCGGGGCGCGGCGCCTGGTGGCGACGACGCACGGGCACGAGGCGGGCTGGGCCCAGCTGCCCGCGTCCCGTCAGCTCCTCGGCCGCATCGGCGAGTCCACGGACACCCTCACCTACCTCGGCGAGTACACGCGCTCGCGCATCGCCGCCGCGCTGACGCCCGCCGCGGCCGGGCGCATGGTCCAACTCCCGCCCGGGGTCGACGAGAAGACCTTCCACCCCGGCTCCGGCGGCGACGCGGTGCGGGCACGCCTCGGCCTCACCGACCGCCCCGTCGTGGTCTGCGTGTCCCGGCTCGTCCCCCGCAAGGGCCAGGACACCCTGATCCTCGCCATGCCCCGGATACTCGCCGCCGAGCCGGACGCGGTGCTGCTGATCGTGGGCGGCGGGCCGTACGAGAAGGAGCTGCGCAAGCTCGCCGCCGAGACGCGGGTCGCGGACTCCGTGGTGTTCACCGGGGCCGTGCCGTGGGCCGAGCTGCCCGCCCACTACGGCGCGGGGGACGTCTTCGCCATGCCCTGCAGGACCCGCCGCGGCGGGCTCGACGTCGAGGGCCTCGGCATCGTCTATCTGGAGGCCTCCGCCACCGGCCTGCCCGTCGTCGCCGGGGACTCCGGCGGGGCACCCGACGCCGTCCTCGACGGGGAGACCGGCTGGGTCGTCCGGGGCGGGTCCCCCGAGGACGCGGCCGAGCGGATCGTCGCGCTGCTCGCCGACGCGGAGCTGCGCCGGCGGATGGGGGAGCGGGGCCGCGCCTGGGTCGAGGAGCGCTGGCGCTGGGACCTCCTGGCGGAGAGGCTGCGCGACTTGCTGTAG
- a CDS encoding endonuclease/exonuclease/phosphatase family protein: MPTSPTRTLPNSRTEADGSAVIRVLSYNIRSMRDDTDALARVVAACEPDLVLVQEAPRFFRWRKKLARLARASDLVMLSGGGTAAGPALLCSLRATVERTEDVLLPLTPGLHRRGFATAVVRFGGARLGVLSCHLSLQGEERYAQGGMLLDRLAGMGVPHAVAGGDLNDRPGGRTFRRLADGLQDCWATAPWGGEQTSTPADPHQRIDAVFATPGIQVLGCGVPLGHPGVRDEDLRAATDHLPVLAALRVPAASQEPTG; encoded by the coding sequence ATGCCCACGAGCCCGACGCGTACGCTGCCCAACTCCCGCACCGAAGCCGATGGTTCGGCCGTCATCCGGGTGCTCAGCTACAACATCCGTTCGATGCGCGACGACACCGACGCGCTCGCCCGCGTCGTCGCCGCGTGCGAGCCCGACCTGGTCCTCGTCCAGGAGGCGCCCCGGTTCTTCCGCTGGCGCAAGAAGCTCGCGCGGCTCGCCCGCGCCAGCGATCTGGTGATGCTCTCCGGCGGCGGCACCGCGGCGGGCCCCGCGCTGCTCTGCTCGCTGCGGGCCACCGTCGAGCGGACCGAGGACGTGCTGCTCCCGCTGACGCCGGGCCTGCACCGGCGCGGCTTCGCGACGGCCGTCGTCCGCTTCGGCGGCGCCCGGCTCGGCGTCCTGAGCTGCCATCTGAGCCTGCAGGGCGAGGAGCGCTACGCACAGGGCGGCATGCTCCTCGACCGGCTCGCCGGGATGGGCGTACCGCACGCGGTGGCGGGCGGCGACCTCAACGACCGCCCCGGCGGGCGCACCTTCCGCAGGCTCGCCGACGGCCTCCAGGACTGCTGGGCGACCGCTCCCTGGGGCGGGGAACAGACCTCGACGCCGGCCGACCCGCACCAGCGCATCGACGCGGTCTTCGCCACGCCGGGCATCCAAGTCCTCGGCTGCGGCGTCCCGTTGGGCCACCCCGGCGTACGCGACGAGGATCTGAGGGCGGCCACGGACCACCTGCCGGTGCTTGCGGCGCTCAGGGTGCCCGCCGCGAGCCAGGAGCCGACGGGCTAG
- a CDS encoding ROK family glucokinase, with protein MGLTIGVDIGGTKIAAGVVDEDGHILSTFKVPTPGTPEAIVDAIASAVEGARAGHEIVGVGIGAAGYVNRQRSTVYFAPNIDWRQEPLKDKVEDRVGLPVVVENDANAAAWGEYKFGGGKGHRNAICITLGTGLGGGIIIGNKLRRGHFGVAAEFGHIRMVPDGLLCGCGSQGCWEQYASGRALVRYAKQRANAAPENAEYLLSLGDGTPDGIEGKHISMAARQGDLVAVDSYRELARWVGAGLADLASLFDPSAFIIGGGLSDEGELVLDPIRRSFKRWLVGAQWRPEAKVIAAQLGNKAGLVGAADLAREPDPVM; from the coding sequence ATGGGACTCACCATCGGCGTCGACATCGGCGGCACGAAGATCGCGGCCGGAGTGGTCGACGAGGACGGTCACATCCTGTCGACGTTCAAGGTGCCCACTCCGGGCACCCCCGAGGCCATCGTCGACGCGATCGCCTCCGCCGTGGAAGGCGCGCGAGCCGGGCACGAGATCGTCGGCGTGGGCATCGGCGCCGCCGGATACGTCAACCGCCAGCGGTCCACGGTCTACTTCGCGCCGAACATCGACTGGCGCCAGGAACCGCTCAAGGACAAGGTCGAAGACCGCGTCGGCCTGCCGGTGGTGGTCGAGAACGACGCCAACGCGGCCGCCTGGGGCGAGTACAAGTTCGGCGGCGGCAAGGGCCACCGCAACGCCATCTGCATCACGCTCGGCACCGGCCTCGGCGGCGGCATCATCATCGGCAACAAGCTGCGCCGCGGCCACTTCGGCGTCGCCGCCGAGTTCGGCCACATCCGCATGGTGCCGGACGGTCTGCTGTGCGGCTGCGGCAGCCAGGGCTGCTGGGAGCAGTACGCCTCGGGCCGCGCCCTCGTGCGGTACGCGAAGCAGCGTGCCAACGCCGCCCCGGAGAACGCCGAGTACCTCCTCTCGCTGGGCGACGGCACCCCCGACGGCATCGAGGGCAAGCACATCTCCATGGCCGCGCGCCAGGGCGACCTGGTCGCCGTGGACTCCTACCGCGAGCTGGCCCGCTGGGTCGGCGCGGGCCTCGCGGACCTCGCCTCGCTCTTCGACCCGTCGGCGTTCATCATCGGCGGCGGCCTCTCGGACGAGGGCGAGCTGGTGCTCGACCCGATCCGCAGGTCCTTCAAGCGCTGGCTCGTCGGTGCGCAGTGGCGCCCCGAGGCCAAGGTGATCGCCGCCCAGCTCGGCAACAAGGCGGGCCTGGTCGGCGCGGCCGACCTCGCCAGGGAGCCCGACCCGGTGATGTGA
- a CDS encoding glycosyltransferase 87 family protein: MKYQKTGEVRMAGTSTNASTNADADTTAAPAPAPRTGAHELRLLAVWTLTRAVLLLCVFRVIVTPGPDVTSDVTFIYQGWFEVLRTGTFPLDDVTWQYPPAAALAVLGPGLLPFLSYPAAFFLLSFVADAVVTGLLLYAGGRPGRTLRGVWVWTAGVALLGPTAYARYDLMVTALAVAALLAGARRARAAGALAGFGALVKVWPVLLLVGAPRGRATRRSWGAAAATAAAVTVVFAAAMPGALAFLAFQRDRGTEVESLGALVFHVARHLGWQGTVQLNYGSVEFLGPYVPAVSTAAQVLSVAALGWLLLWRARARAWSVTTPADAAFAAVLLFTTTSRVISPQYLVWLVGVAAVCLVYRDSRMAVPARLVLAATLVTFLEFPVWFSHVVASDPLGVTLLVVRNGLLVAAAFLACRTLWRQTVAGAAPEVSPVPAADSPASAR; encoded by the coding sequence ATGAAGTATCAGAAAACGGGCGAGGTGCGCATGGCGGGCACGAGCACGAACGCGAGCACGAACGCTGACGCGGACACGACCGCGGCCCCGGCCCCCGCGCCCCGGACCGGCGCCCACGAGCTGCGTCTCCTGGCCGTCTGGACCCTGACCAGGGCCGTGCTGCTGCTGTGCGTCTTCCGCGTGATCGTCACGCCAGGACCCGACGTCACCAGCGACGTCACCTTCATCTACCAGGGCTGGTTCGAGGTCCTGCGCACCGGCACGTTCCCGCTCGACGACGTCACCTGGCAGTACCCGCCCGCCGCGGCGCTCGCGGTGCTCGGGCCCGGCCTTCTGCCGTTCCTCAGCTACCCCGCCGCGTTCTTCCTGCTCTCGTTCGTGGCGGACGCGGTGGTGACGGGCCTGTTGCTGTACGCGGGCGGACGGCCGGGCCGCACGCTGCGCGGGGTGTGGGTGTGGACGGCGGGCGTGGCGCTGCTCGGCCCGACCGCCTACGCCCGGTACGACCTCATGGTGACGGCCCTCGCGGTCGCCGCCCTGCTCGCGGGGGCGCGCCGGGCCCGCGCGGCGGGGGCCCTCGCCGGCTTCGGCGCGCTGGTGAAGGTGTGGCCGGTGCTGCTGCTCGTGGGCGCCCCGCGCGGCCGGGCGACGCGGCGCTCCTGGGGCGCGGCGGCGGCCACGGCGGCCGCGGTCACGGTGGTGTTCGCCGCGGCGATGCCGGGCGCCCTCGCCTTCCTGGCCTTCCAGCGCGACCGGGGCACGGAGGTGGAGTCGCTCGGCGCGCTCGTCTTCCACGTGGCGCGCCACCTGGGCTGGCAGGGCACCGTGCAGCTCAACTACGGCTCGGTGGAGTTCCTCGGCCCCTACGTCCCGGCGGTGAGCACGGCGGCGCAGGTCCTCTCGGTGGCGGCCCTCGGCTGGCTGCTCCTGTGGCGGGCGCGGGCCCGCGCCTGGTCGGTGACCACGCCCGCGGACGCGGCCTTCGCCGCGGTGCTGCTCTTCACCACGACGAGCCGGGTGATCAGCCCGCAGTACCTGGTGTGGCTGGTCGGCGTCGCGGCGGTGTGCCTGGTGTACCGGGACAGCCGCATGGCCGTGCCCGCCCGGCTCGTGCTCGCCGCCACGCTCGTGACGTTCCTGGAGTTCCCCGTCTGGTTCTCGCACGTGGTGGCGAGCGATCCGCTCGGCGTGACGCTGCTCGTCGTCCGCAACGGCCTGCTGGTGGCGGCGGCGTTCCTGGCCTGCCGGACGCTGTGGCGGCAGACGGTCGCCGGGGCCGCCCCGGAGGTCAGCCCAGTTCCCGCCGCAGATAGTCCCGCCAGCGCGCGGTGA
- a CDS encoding SRPBCC family protein, with product MAEHTSSSITIEAAPADVMGVIADFARYPEWTGEVKQAEVLATDDAGRAEQVRLVMDAGAIKDDQTLAYTWAGEHEVSWTLVKSQMLRSLEGSYLLRAAGTGTEVTYRLTVDVKIPMLGMIKRKAEKVIIDRALAGLKQRVETE from the coding sequence ATGGCGGAACACACCAGCTCGAGCATCACGATCGAGGCGGCACCGGCCGACGTCATGGGCGTGATCGCCGACTTCGCGCGCTATCCGGAATGGACCGGGGAGGTCAAGCAGGCCGAGGTCCTCGCGACGGACGACGCGGGCCGCGCCGAGCAGGTCCGCCTCGTCATGGACGCGGGCGCGATCAAGGACGACCAGACCCTGGCCTACACCTGGGCCGGCGAGCACGAGGTCTCCTGGACCCTCGTCAAGTCCCAGATGCTGCGCTCCCTGGAGGGCTCCTACCTCCTCAGGGCGGCCGGCACGGGCACCGAGGTCACCTACCGGCTCACCGTCGACGTCAAGATCCCCATGCTCGGGATGATCAAGCGCAAGGCGGAGAAGGTCATCATCGACCGCGCCCTGGCGGGCCTGAAGCAGCGGGTGGAGACGGAGTAA
- a CDS encoding AMP-dependent synthetase/ligase → MREFSLPALYEVPADGNLTDIVRRNAAQHPDVAVIGRKVNGRWEDVSATAFLAEVRAAAKGLIAAGVGPGDRVGLMSRTRYEWTLFDFAIWSAGAVTVPVYETSSAEQIQWILGDSGAVACVVESDAHAEAVESVRDRLPALAHVWQIDRDAVAELNRTGAEVSDETVDERSAVAGADDPATIVYTSGTTGRPKGCVLTHRSFFAECGNVVERLNPLFRTGECSVLLFLPVAHVFGRLVEVAALMAPIKLGHAPDIKHLTDELAAFRPTLILGVPRVFEKVYNGARAKAQADGKLKIFDKAADTAIAYSRALDAPGGPSLGLRLKHKLFDKLVFSKLRAVLGGRGEYAISGGAPLGERLGHFFRGIGFTVLEGYGLTESCAATAFNPWDRQKIGTVGQPLPGSVVRIADDGEVLLHGEHLFKEYWNNEGATEEALADGWFHTGDIGTLDEDGYLRITGRKKEIIVTAGGKNVAPAVIEDRIRAHALVAECMVVGDGRPFVAALVTLDEEFLGRWAQEHGKPAGATAASLREDPELLAAVQRAVDDGNAAVSKAESVRKFRVLSAQFTEDSGHLTPSLKLKRNVVAKDYADEVEALYRG, encoded by the coding sequence TTGCGCGAGTTCAGCCTTCCGGCCCTGTACGAGGTCCCCGCGGACGGCAATCTGACCGACATCGTCCGCCGCAACGCCGCGCAGCATCCGGATGTCGCCGTCATCGGTCGCAAGGTGAACGGACGTTGGGAGGACGTCTCGGCGACGGCCTTCCTCGCCGAGGTGCGGGCCGCCGCCAAGGGGCTGATCGCGGCGGGCGTCGGGCCGGGCGACCGGGTGGGCCTGATGTCCCGCACGCGCTACGAGTGGACGCTGTTCGACTTCGCGATCTGGAGCGCGGGCGCGGTCACCGTGCCGGTGTACGAGACCAGCTCGGCCGAGCAGATCCAGTGGATCCTCGGCGACTCGGGCGCCGTGGCCTGCGTCGTCGAGTCGGACGCGCACGCGGAGGCCGTGGAGTCCGTGCGCGACCGCCTGCCGGCCCTCGCGCACGTGTGGCAGATCGACCGGGACGCCGTGGCGGAGCTGAACCGGACGGGCGCGGAGGTCTCCGACGAGACCGTCGACGAGCGCAGCGCGGTCGCGGGCGCCGACGACCCGGCGACCATCGTCTACACCTCGGGCACCACGGGGCGCCCCAAGGGCTGCGTCCTGACCCACCGCAGCTTCTTCGCGGAGTGCGGCAACGTGGTGGAGCGGCTCAATCCGCTGTTCCGCACGGGCGAGTGCTCGGTGCTCCTCTTCCTTCCCGTCGCGCACGTCTTCGGCCGCCTGGTGGAGGTGGCCGCCCTGATGGCCCCCATCAAGCTGGGCCACGCCCCCGACATCAAACACCTCACGGACGAACTGGCCGCGTTCCGGCCGACGTTGATCCTGGGGGTGCCGCGCGTCTTCGAGAAGGTCTACAACGGGGCGCGCGCCAAGGCCCAGGCCGACGGCAAGCTCAAGATCTTCGACAAGGCCGCGGACACGGCGATCGCGTACAGCCGCGCGCTCGACGCGCCGGGCGGCCCTTCCCTGGGCCTGCGCCTGAAGCACAAGCTCTTCGACAAGCTCGTCTTCAGCAAGCTGCGGGCCGTCCTCGGCGGGCGCGGCGAGTACGCCATCTCCGGCGGCGCCCCGCTGGGCGAGCGCCTCGGCCACTTCTTCCGCGGCATCGGCTTCACCGTCCTGGAGGGCTACGGCCTCACCGAGTCCTGCGCGGCCACCGCCTTCAACCCCTGGGACCGGCAGAAGATCGGCACGGTCGGGCAGCCGCTGCCCGGCTCGGTCGTGCGCATCGCCGACGACGGCGAGGTGCTGCTGCACGGCGAGCACCTGTTCAAGGAGTACTGGAACAACGAGGGCGCCACCGAGGAGGCCCTCGCCGACGGCTGGTTCCACACCGGGGACATCGGCACGCTCGACGAGGACGGCTATCTGCGGATCACCGGCCGCAAGAAGGAGATCATCGTGACGGCGGGCGGCAAGAACGTCGCGCCCGCCGTCATCGAGGACCGCATCCGCGCGCACGCCCTCGTCGCCGAGTGCATGGTCGTCGGGGACGGGCGCCCCTTCGTGGCCGCGCTCGTCACGCTCGACGAGGAGTTCCTCGGCCGGTGGGCCCAGGAGCACGGGAAGCCCGCCGGGGCCACGGCGGCCTCGCTGCGGGAGGACCCCGAGCTGCTCGCCGCGGTGCAGCGCGCCGTGGACGACGGGAACGCGGCGGTGTCCAAGGCCGAGTCCGTACGCAAGTTCCGGGTCCTGTCCGCGCAGTTCACGGAGGACTCCGGGCACCTGACGCCGTCCCTGAAGCTGAAGCGCAATGTAGTCGCCAAGGACTACGCGGACGAGGTCGAGGCCCTGTACCGGGGGTAG
- a CDS encoding metallophosphoesterase family protein codes for MPGFRVHVVSDVHGNAKDLARAGDGADAVVCLGDLVLFLDYADHARGIFPDLFGKENATRLVELRTARRFEEARTFGASLWAGIDRGPAVESAVRRQYAELFAAFPAPTYATYGNVDIPRLWPEYAGPGTTVLDGERVEIGGRVFGFVGGGLRTPMRTPYEISDEEYAAKIEAVGEVDVLCTHIPPEVPELVYDTVARRFERGSRALLDAIRRTRPRYSLFGHVHQPLVRRMRIGSTECVNVGHFASAGRPWALEW; via the coding sequence ATGCCAGGTTTCCGGGTCCATGTGGTCAGTGACGTGCACGGCAACGCCAAGGATCTGGCCCGCGCGGGCGACGGCGCCGACGCCGTCGTCTGCCTGGGCGATCTCGTGCTCTTCCTCGACTACGCGGATCACGCGCGCGGCATCTTCCCGGACCTGTTCGGCAAGGAGAACGCCACCCGCCTGGTCGAGCTGCGCACCGCGCGCCGCTTCGAGGAGGCCCGCACGTTCGGCGCCTCCCTGTGGGCGGGCATCGACCGCGGCCCCGCCGTGGAGAGCGCGGTCCGCAGGCAGTACGCGGAACTGTTCGCGGCCTTTCCCGCCCCGACGTACGCCACGTACGGCAATGTCGACATCCCACGTCTCTGGCCTGAATACGCCGGGCCCGGCACCACCGTCCTCGACGGCGAGCGGGTGGAGATCGGCGGCCGCGTCTTCGGCTTCGTCGGCGGCGGCCTGCGCACCCCCATGCGCACGCCCTACGAGATCAGCGACGAGGAGTACGCCGCCAAGATCGAGGCGGTCGGCGAGGTGGACGTGCTGTGCACGCACATCCCGCCGGAGGTCCCCGAGCTCGTCTACGACACCGTGGCCCGCCGCTTCGAGCGCGGCAGCCGCGCCCTGCTCGACGCCATCCGCAGGACCCGGCCGCGCTACTCGCTCTTCGGCCACGTCCACCAGCCGCTCGTCCGGAGGATGCGGATCGGGTCGACGGAGTGCGTCAACGTCGGGCACTTCGCGAGCGCCGGGCGGCCCTGGGCCCTGGAGTGGTGA
- a CDS encoding NlpC/P60 family protein, whose amino-acid sequence MGSHRRPAITGLDRSARTATVTVLSAATAAAALAVPASAAPADTPAATKARVDRLYEQAEQATEAYNKADERADTLRRQVERSKDKVARGQERINEMRGTIGTLAEAQYRSGGIDPSLALMLSSDPDAYLDKASALDRISSRQTGHLTKLQRAQRALAQERAEAGRKLAELESSRKTVARHKRSVEDKLAKARRLLNSLSAAQREEYDRSSRSAGGGESRPDLSGAGAPASSRAAAAIAAARSAVGKPYVWGANGPSGFDCSGLTQWSYAQAGVGLPRTSQAQRYAGTQVPLAQAQPGDLVTYRDDASHVGMYVGNGQVVHAPYPGAAVRYDPVGMMPVSSVTRV is encoded by the coding sequence GTGGGGTCCCATCGCCGTCCCGCCATCACCGGCCTCGACCGGAGCGCGCGCACCGCCACCGTCACCGTGCTGTCCGCCGCCACCGCGGCCGCGGCCCTCGCGGTCCCCGCGAGCGCCGCCCCCGCCGACACACCGGCTGCGACAAAGGCCAGGGTGGACCGGCTCTACGAGCAGGCAGAGCAGGCGACGGAGGCGTACAACAAGGCGGACGAGCGCGCGGACACGCTGCGCCGCCAGGTCGAGCGGTCCAAGGACAAGGTCGCCCGCGGCCAGGAGCGCATCAACGAGATGCGCGGCACGATCGGCACGCTCGCCGAGGCCCAGTACCGCTCGGGCGGCATCGACCCCTCGCTCGCCCTCATGCTCTCCTCCGACCCGGACGCCTATCTCGACAAGGCCTCGGCCCTCGACCGCATCAGCTCCCGGCAGACCGGCCACCTCACCAAGCTCCAGCGCGCCCAGCGGGCCCTCGCCCAGGAGCGCGCCGAGGCGGGACGCAAACTGGCCGAACTGGAGTCGAGCCGCAAGACCGTCGCCCGCCACAAGCGCTCCGTCGAGGACAAGCTGGCCAAGGCCCGGCGGCTGCTCAACTCCCTCTCGGCGGCACAGCGCGAGGAGTACGACAGGTCCTCGCGCTCCGCGGGCGGCGGCGAGTCAAGGCCCGACCTCTCCGGCGCCGGGGCCCCGGCGTCCTCGCGCGCGGCCGCCGCCATCGCCGCGGCCCGCTCGGCGGTCGGCAAGCCCTATGTGTGGGGCGCCAACGGCCCCTCCGGCTTCGACTGTTCGGGCCTCACCCAGTGGTCGTACGCACAGGCGGGCGTCGGCCTGCCGCGCACCTCGCAGGCGCAGCGGTACGCCGGGACGCAGGTCCCGCTCGCCCAGGCGCAACCCGGTGACCTGGTCACCTATCGCGACGACGCCAGCCACGTCGGGATGTACGTGGGCAACGGCCAGGTGGTGCACGCGCCCTATCCGGGCGCCGCGGTGCGCTACGACCCGGTGGGCATGATGCCGGTGTCGTCCGTGACACGCGTCTGA
- a CDS encoding DUF5304 domain-containing protein, giving the protein MSDATERDAHDASEPERPRDAAPQGPGPHEDAAPDDDAWATACAEDLAAEKARRRAQYGPPPGSAAEELRKLVDAVSEKLSGLQAPLLGAVAQGAVQETVQQVVRQAKAAVEPVIERNPDVFDHLAAAGSELLAAYRSAVTGQEGRWTRDEGGRTAAPDGSGRPEDGPGPGEHIDLD; this is encoded by the coding sequence ATGAGCGATGCCACTGAGCGTGACGCGCACGACGCGTCCGAGCCGGAGCGTCCGCGGGACGCCGCCCCCCAGGGGCCCGGGCCCCATGAGGACGCCGCCCCCGACGACGACGCCTGGGCGACCGCGTGCGCCGAGGACCTCGCGGCGGAGAAGGCCCGCCGCCGCGCGCAGTACGGACCCCCGCCCGGGTCCGCCGCCGAAGAGCTGCGCAAGCTCGTCGACGCCGTATCGGAGAAGCTGTCCGGCCTCCAGGCCCCGCTGCTCGGCGCGGTCGCCCAGGGCGCCGTGCAGGAGACGGTGCAGCAGGTCGTCCGGCAGGCCAAGGCCGCGGTCGAGCCCGTCATCGAACGGAACCCCGACGTCTTCGACCACCTCGCCGCCGCGGGCTCCGAGCTCCTCGCCGCCTACCGCAGCGCGGTCACGGGCCAGGAGGGCCGCTGGACCCGCGACGAGGGGGGCCGCACCGCCGCCCCGGACGGCTCCGGGCGTCCCGAAGACGGCCCCGGACCCGGGGAACACATCGATCTGGACTGA